Proteins co-encoded in one Melospiza melodia melodia isolate bMelMel2 chromosome 8, bMelMel2.pri, whole genome shotgun sequence genomic window:
- the CTLA4 gene encoding cytotoxic T-lymphocyte protein 4 translates to MLSILVTVGFLCTATAIAEVMEVTQPAIVLANRQGVASLVCKYKNIGNAQEIRVTLLKQTGDQITEICASTYTMEFKTLFVEKIIQCHVTPGQNNVTLTLAGLQANDTGLYICKMERMYPPPYFMNKGNGTHLYVIDPEPCPDTAIYLWVLGATASGFFLYSIIISAILVGKAIKRRRCLTTGVYVKMPSEKLEKKVIPFHITVNCNQEGEKPFPSWDGVSANSFQLKK, encoded by the exons atGCTCTCAATATTGGTCACCGTGGGCTTTCTCTGCACAGCCACTGCCATTGCTGAAG TAATGGAAGTGACTCAGCCAGCAATTGTGCTGGCCAACAGGCAAGGAGTTGCCAGCTTGGTGTGTAAATACAAGAACATCGGGAATGCACAGGAAATTCGAGTGACTTTGCTTAAACAGACTGGTGACCAGATCACAGAAATCTGTGCTTCAACATACACCATGGAGTTCAAAACATTATTTGTGGAAAAGATCATTCAGTGCCACGTTACCCCTGGCCAAAACAATGTGACCCTCACGCTGGCTGGCCTGCAAGCAAATGACACCGGGCTTTACATTTGCAAGATGGAGCGGATGTACCCCCCACCCTATTTCATGAACAAGGGAAATGGCACACATCTCTATGTCATTG ATCCAGAACCTTGTCCAGACACTGCCATATACCTCTGGGTATTAGGAGCTACTGCATCAGGATTTTTTCTCTACAGTATCATCATCTCAGCCATTCTTGTGGGCAAAGCG ATAAAGAGAAGACGATGTCTCACTACTGGAGTCTATGTGAAAATGCCTTCTGAAAAGCTAGAGAAAAAAGTGATTCCATTCCATATCACTGTTAACTGTAACCAGGAAGGAGAGAAACCATTTCCTAGCTGGGATGGAGTGTCTGCTAATTCATTTCagttaaagaaataa